The Halobacterium sp. CBA1132 genome has a segment encoding these proteins:
- a CDS encoding cation:proton antiporter regulatory subunit, with translation MTVRETDLPNVGRKYELDLAAGGRLSVVIDHDGTRTLYRQPAGDGDAERVAELTGEEARQFGAVLGGAYFQPAESETADVPVGDARIEWFDVTDDSPLAGNSVGASTIGESGATLLAIQRGSDTIANPGDEEVIESGDVLVTLGTRAEQRDLEATVNKDSDA, from the coding sequence ATGACTGTCCGCGAGACCGACCTCCCGAACGTCGGCCGAAAGTACGAACTCGACCTCGCCGCCGGCGGCCGGCTGTCGGTCGTCATCGATCACGACGGCACGCGGACGCTGTACCGCCAGCCCGCCGGCGACGGTGACGCCGAACGCGTCGCGGAGCTCACGGGCGAGGAGGCCCGCCAGTTCGGCGCCGTCCTCGGCGGTGCGTACTTCCAGCCCGCCGAATCCGAGACCGCTGACGTGCCCGTCGGCGACGCCCGCATCGAGTGGTTCGATGTCACCGACGACTCGCCGCTGGCCGGGAACTCCGTGGGTGCCTCGACGATTGGAGAATCCGGCGCGACGCTGCTTGCCATCCAGCGCGGCAGCGACACCATCGCGAACCCCGGCGACGAGGAAGTCATCGAGTCCGGTGACGTGCTCGTGACACTGGGCACGCGAGCCGAACAGCGAGACCTAGAGGCCACCGTCAACAAGGACAGCGACGCCTGA